One genomic window of Choristoneura fumiferana chromosome 14, NRCan_CFum_1, whole genome shotgun sequence includes the following:
- the puml gene encoding pummelig isoform X1, producing MYGIHLSCKIWSLYVMPLIFRVIICLLSVVSRTWIGSILSIFWNWTGGWFSWTRTSDAMLRNVEKKILSCLKTAYKRFYVDIGSVVGVSDKIWTISLNEEAPATPLVLLHGMGAGVALWCPNLDALAATRPVYAIDLLGFGRSSRPKFSSDAEKVEAQWVESVEEWRREVNLREFILLGHSLGGYIAAAYALKYPDRVRHLILADPWGMVEKPANVYEKYQIPLWVRAVATAVSPLNPLWAVRVAGPAGKWLISKTRPDLSRKYLNYVSDADTVIPDYIHQCNAQTPSGESAFHSLMHGFGWAKNPMAPRMSQLDPALPVTVLYGSRSWVDNNAAATIADQRRSPYNTFSQVINGAGHHVYLDKPDLFNKFVLEACARGDANDRLASRSADERAGDAVERSATPERSAARDERSGDQADEPEGTPERPGTNTPAS from the exons TTGGACAGGCGGATGGTTCAGCTGGACTCGGACTTCAGACGCAATGCTGCGTAACGTTGAGAAGAAAATATTATCGT GCTTGAAGACGGCGTACAAGCGTTTCTACGTGGACATCGGTTCGGTGGTGGGGGTGAGCGACAAGATATGGACGATCTCGTTGAACGAGGAGGCGCCGGCGACGCCGCTGGTGCTGCTGCACGGCATGGGTGCCGGCGTCGCCCTCTGGTGCCCTAACCTGGACGCGCTCGCTGCCACCAGGCCGGTTTATGCCATTGATCTGTTGG GATTCGGTCGCAGCTCGCGTCCCAAGTTTTCGTCTGACGCGGAGAAGGTAGAGGCGCAATGGGTGGAGTCGGTAGAGGAGTGGCGGCGCGAGGTCAACCTGCGGGAGTTCATCCTGCTGGGACACAGCCTCGGCGGCTACATCGCGGCGGCCTACGCGCTCAAGTATCCAGACAG AGTGCGCCACCTTATCCTCGCAGACCCGTGGGGCATGGTAGAAAAGCCGGCGAACGTGTACGAAAAGTACCAAATCCCGTTATGGGTCCGCGCCGTGGCCACGGCAGTGTCCCCCCTGAACCCCCTCTGGGCCGTGCGGGTCGCGGGCCCGGCCGGCAAATGGCTGATCAGCAAAACGCGGCCGGATCTGTCCAGGAAATACCTCAACTATGTGTCCGACGCCGATACGGTTATACCTGATTATATACACCAGTGTAACGCGCAGACGCCCAG CGGCGAAAGCGCCTTCCACTCCCTGATGCACGGCTTCGGATGGGCGAAGAACCCGATGGCGCCGCGCATGAGCCAGCTGGACCCGGCGCTGCCCGTCACCGTACTGTACGGGTCGCGCTCCTGGGTCGACAACAACGCCGCCGCCACCATCGCCGATCAGCGCCGGAGCCCCTACAATACCTTCAGCCAG GTAATCAACGGAGCGGGCCACCACGTGTATCTCGACAAACCAGACTTGTTCAACAAATTTGTGCTAGAAGCTTGCGCGCGCGGAGACGCTAACGACCGCCTCGCTTCGCGTTCGGCCGATGAGCGAGCTGGCGACGCGGTCGAGCGAAGCGCCACTCCCGAGCGAAGCGCCGCGCGGGACGAGCGAAGCGGCGACCAAGCGGACGAGCCAGAGGGCACCCCCGAGCGACCTGGCACCAACACGCCTGCCTCTTGA
- the puml gene encoding pummelig isoform X3: MYGIHLSCKIWSLYVMPLIFRVIICLLSWTGGWFSWTRTSDAMLRNVEKKILSCLKTAYKRFYVDIGSVVGVSDKIWTISLNEEAPATPLVLLHGMGAGVALWCPNLDALAATRPVYAIDLLGFGRSSRPKFSSDAEKVEAQWVESVEEWRREVNLREFILLGHSLGGYIAAAYALKYPDRVRHLILADPWGMVEKPANVYEKYQIPLWVRAVATAVSPLNPLWAVRVAGPAGKWLISKTRPDLSRKYLNYVSDADTVIPDYIHQCNAQTPSGESAFHSLMHGFGWAKNPMAPRMSQLDPALPVTVLYGSRSWVDNNAAATIADQRRSPYNTFSQVINGAGHHVYLDKPDLFNKFVLEACARGDANDRLASRSADERAGDAVERSATPERSAARDERSGDQADEPEGTPERPGTNTPAS; encoded by the exons TTGGACAGGCGGATGGTTCAGCTGGACTCGGACTTCAGACGCAATGCTGCGTAACGTTGAGAAGAAAATATTATCGT GCTTGAAGACGGCGTACAAGCGTTTCTACGTGGACATCGGTTCGGTGGTGGGGGTGAGCGACAAGATATGGACGATCTCGTTGAACGAGGAGGCGCCGGCGACGCCGCTGGTGCTGCTGCACGGCATGGGTGCCGGCGTCGCCCTCTGGTGCCCTAACCTGGACGCGCTCGCTGCCACCAGGCCGGTTTATGCCATTGATCTGTTGG GATTCGGTCGCAGCTCGCGTCCCAAGTTTTCGTCTGACGCGGAGAAGGTAGAGGCGCAATGGGTGGAGTCGGTAGAGGAGTGGCGGCGCGAGGTCAACCTGCGGGAGTTCATCCTGCTGGGACACAGCCTCGGCGGCTACATCGCGGCGGCCTACGCGCTCAAGTATCCAGACAG AGTGCGCCACCTTATCCTCGCAGACCCGTGGGGCATGGTAGAAAAGCCGGCGAACGTGTACGAAAAGTACCAAATCCCGTTATGGGTCCGCGCCGTGGCCACGGCAGTGTCCCCCCTGAACCCCCTCTGGGCCGTGCGGGTCGCGGGCCCGGCCGGCAAATGGCTGATCAGCAAAACGCGGCCGGATCTGTCCAGGAAATACCTCAACTATGTGTCCGACGCCGATACGGTTATACCTGATTATATACACCAGTGTAACGCGCAGACGCCCAG CGGCGAAAGCGCCTTCCACTCCCTGATGCACGGCTTCGGATGGGCGAAGAACCCGATGGCGCCGCGCATGAGCCAGCTGGACCCGGCGCTGCCCGTCACCGTACTGTACGGGTCGCGCTCCTGGGTCGACAACAACGCCGCCGCCACCATCGCCGATCAGCGCCGGAGCCCCTACAATACCTTCAGCCAG GTAATCAACGGAGCGGGCCACCACGTGTATCTCGACAAACCAGACTTGTTCAACAAATTTGTGCTAGAAGCTTGCGCGCGCGGAGACGCTAACGACCGCCTCGCTTCGCGTTCGGCCGATGAGCGAGCTGGCGACGCGGTCGAGCGAAGCGCCACTCCCGAGCGAAGCGCCGCGCGGGACGAGCGAAGCGGCGACCAAGCGGACGAGCCAGAGGGCACCCCCGAGCGACCTGGCACCAACACGCCTGCCTCTTGA
- the puml gene encoding pummelig isoform X6, which yields MGVDNWTGGWFSWTRTSDAMLRNVEKKILSCLKTAYKRFYVDIGSVVGVSDKIWTISLNEEAPATPLVLLHGMGAGVALWCPNLDALAATRPVYAIDLLGFGRSSRPKFSSDAEKVEAQWVESVEEWRREVNLREFILLGHSLGGYIAAAYALKYPDRVRHLILADPWGMVEKPANVYEKYQIPLWVRAVATAVSPLNPLWAVRVAGPAGKWLISKTRPDLSRKYLNYVSDADTVIPDYIHQCNAQTPSGESAFHSLMHGFGWAKNPMAPRMSQLDPALPVTVLYGSRSWVDNNAAATIADQRRSPYNTFSQVINGAGHHVYLDKPDLFNKFVLEACARGDANDRLASRSADERAGDAVERSATPERSAARDERSGDQADEPEGTPERPGTNTPAS from the exons TTGGACAGGCGGATGGTTCAGCTGGACTCGGACTTCAGACGCAATGCTGCGTAACGTTGAGAAGAAAATATTATCGT GCTTGAAGACGGCGTACAAGCGTTTCTACGTGGACATCGGTTCGGTGGTGGGGGTGAGCGACAAGATATGGACGATCTCGTTGAACGAGGAGGCGCCGGCGACGCCGCTGGTGCTGCTGCACGGCATGGGTGCCGGCGTCGCCCTCTGGTGCCCTAACCTGGACGCGCTCGCTGCCACCAGGCCGGTTTATGCCATTGATCTGTTGG GATTCGGTCGCAGCTCGCGTCCCAAGTTTTCGTCTGACGCGGAGAAGGTAGAGGCGCAATGGGTGGAGTCGGTAGAGGAGTGGCGGCGCGAGGTCAACCTGCGGGAGTTCATCCTGCTGGGACACAGCCTCGGCGGCTACATCGCGGCGGCCTACGCGCTCAAGTATCCAGACAG AGTGCGCCACCTTATCCTCGCAGACCCGTGGGGCATGGTAGAAAAGCCGGCGAACGTGTACGAAAAGTACCAAATCCCGTTATGGGTCCGCGCCGTGGCCACGGCAGTGTCCCCCCTGAACCCCCTCTGGGCCGTGCGGGTCGCGGGCCCGGCCGGCAAATGGCTGATCAGCAAAACGCGGCCGGATCTGTCCAGGAAATACCTCAACTATGTGTCCGACGCCGATACGGTTATACCTGATTATATACACCAGTGTAACGCGCAGACGCCCAG CGGCGAAAGCGCCTTCCACTCCCTGATGCACGGCTTCGGATGGGCGAAGAACCCGATGGCGCCGCGCATGAGCCAGCTGGACCCGGCGCTGCCCGTCACCGTACTGTACGGGTCGCGCTCCTGGGTCGACAACAACGCCGCCGCCACCATCGCCGATCAGCGCCGGAGCCCCTACAATACCTTCAGCCAG GTAATCAACGGAGCGGGCCACCACGTGTATCTCGACAAACCAGACTTGTTCAACAAATTTGTGCTAGAAGCTTGCGCGCGCGGAGACGCTAACGACCGCCTCGCTTCGCGTTCGGCCGATGAGCGAGCTGGCGACGCGGTCGAGCGAAGCGCCACTCCCGAGCGAAGCGCCGCGCGGGACGAGCGAAGCGGCGACCAAGCGGACGAGCCAGAGGGCACCCCCGAGCGACCTGGCACCAACACGCCTGCCTCTTGA
- the puml gene encoding pummelig isoform X4, with translation MGVDNVVSRTWIGSILSIFWNWTGGWFSWTRTSDAMLRNVEKKILSCLKTAYKRFYVDIGSVVGVSDKIWTISLNEEAPATPLVLLHGMGAGVALWCPNLDALAATRPVYAIDLLGFGRSSRPKFSSDAEKVEAQWVESVEEWRREVNLREFILLGHSLGGYIAAAYALKYPDRVRHLILADPWGMVEKPANVYEKYQIPLWVRAVATAVSPLNPLWAVRVAGPAGKWLISKTRPDLSRKYLNYVSDADTVIPDYIHQCNAQTPSGESAFHSLMHGFGWAKNPMAPRMSQLDPALPVTVLYGSRSWVDNNAAATIADQRRSPYNTFSQVINGAGHHVYLDKPDLFNKFVLEACARGDANDRLASRSADERAGDAVERSATPERSAARDERSGDQADEPEGTPERPGTNTPAS, from the exons TTGGACAGGCGGATGGTTCAGCTGGACTCGGACTTCAGACGCAATGCTGCGTAACGTTGAGAAGAAAATATTATCGT GCTTGAAGACGGCGTACAAGCGTTTCTACGTGGACATCGGTTCGGTGGTGGGGGTGAGCGACAAGATATGGACGATCTCGTTGAACGAGGAGGCGCCGGCGACGCCGCTGGTGCTGCTGCACGGCATGGGTGCCGGCGTCGCCCTCTGGTGCCCTAACCTGGACGCGCTCGCTGCCACCAGGCCGGTTTATGCCATTGATCTGTTGG GATTCGGTCGCAGCTCGCGTCCCAAGTTTTCGTCTGACGCGGAGAAGGTAGAGGCGCAATGGGTGGAGTCGGTAGAGGAGTGGCGGCGCGAGGTCAACCTGCGGGAGTTCATCCTGCTGGGACACAGCCTCGGCGGCTACATCGCGGCGGCCTACGCGCTCAAGTATCCAGACAG AGTGCGCCACCTTATCCTCGCAGACCCGTGGGGCATGGTAGAAAAGCCGGCGAACGTGTACGAAAAGTACCAAATCCCGTTATGGGTCCGCGCCGTGGCCACGGCAGTGTCCCCCCTGAACCCCCTCTGGGCCGTGCGGGTCGCGGGCCCGGCCGGCAAATGGCTGATCAGCAAAACGCGGCCGGATCTGTCCAGGAAATACCTCAACTATGTGTCCGACGCCGATACGGTTATACCTGATTATATACACCAGTGTAACGCGCAGACGCCCAG CGGCGAAAGCGCCTTCCACTCCCTGATGCACGGCTTCGGATGGGCGAAGAACCCGATGGCGCCGCGCATGAGCCAGCTGGACCCGGCGCTGCCCGTCACCGTACTGTACGGGTCGCGCTCCTGGGTCGACAACAACGCCGCCGCCACCATCGCCGATCAGCGCCGGAGCCCCTACAATACCTTCAGCCAG GTAATCAACGGAGCGGGCCACCACGTGTATCTCGACAAACCAGACTTGTTCAACAAATTTGTGCTAGAAGCTTGCGCGCGCGGAGACGCTAACGACCGCCTCGCTTCGCGTTCGGCCGATGAGCGAGCTGGCGACGCGGTCGAGCGAAGCGCCACTCCCGAGCGAAGCGCCGCGCGGGACGAGCGAAGCGGCGACCAAGCGGACGAGCCAGAGGGCACCCCCGAGCGACCTGGCACCAACACGCCTGCCTCTTGA
- the puml gene encoding pummelig isoform X5, with protein sequence MGSELNLTTSETSWTGGWFSWTRTSDAMLRNVEKKILSCLKTAYKRFYVDIGSVVGVSDKIWTISLNEEAPATPLVLLHGMGAGVALWCPNLDALAATRPVYAIDLLGFGRSSRPKFSSDAEKVEAQWVESVEEWRREVNLREFILLGHSLGGYIAAAYALKYPDRVRHLILADPWGMVEKPANVYEKYQIPLWVRAVATAVSPLNPLWAVRVAGPAGKWLISKTRPDLSRKYLNYVSDADTVIPDYIHQCNAQTPSGESAFHSLMHGFGWAKNPMAPRMSQLDPALPVTVLYGSRSWVDNNAAATIADQRRSPYNTFSQVINGAGHHVYLDKPDLFNKFVLEACARGDANDRLASRSADERAGDAVERSATPERSAARDERSGDQADEPEGTPERPGTNTPAS encoded by the exons TTGGACAGGCGGATGGTTCAGCTGGACTCGGACTTCAGACGCAATGCTGCGTAACGTTGAGAAGAAAATATTATCGT GCTTGAAGACGGCGTACAAGCGTTTCTACGTGGACATCGGTTCGGTGGTGGGGGTGAGCGACAAGATATGGACGATCTCGTTGAACGAGGAGGCGCCGGCGACGCCGCTGGTGCTGCTGCACGGCATGGGTGCCGGCGTCGCCCTCTGGTGCCCTAACCTGGACGCGCTCGCTGCCACCAGGCCGGTTTATGCCATTGATCTGTTGG GATTCGGTCGCAGCTCGCGTCCCAAGTTTTCGTCTGACGCGGAGAAGGTAGAGGCGCAATGGGTGGAGTCGGTAGAGGAGTGGCGGCGCGAGGTCAACCTGCGGGAGTTCATCCTGCTGGGACACAGCCTCGGCGGCTACATCGCGGCGGCCTACGCGCTCAAGTATCCAGACAG AGTGCGCCACCTTATCCTCGCAGACCCGTGGGGCATGGTAGAAAAGCCGGCGAACGTGTACGAAAAGTACCAAATCCCGTTATGGGTCCGCGCCGTGGCCACGGCAGTGTCCCCCCTGAACCCCCTCTGGGCCGTGCGGGTCGCGGGCCCGGCCGGCAAATGGCTGATCAGCAAAACGCGGCCGGATCTGTCCAGGAAATACCTCAACTATGTGTCCGACGCCGATACGGTTATACCTGATTATATACACCAGTGTAACGCGCAGACGCCCAG CGGCGAAAGCGCCTTCCACTCCCTGATGCACGGCTTCGGATGGGCGAAGAACCCGATGGCGCCGCGCATGAGCCAGCTGGACCCGGCGCTGCCCGTCACCGTACTGTACGGGTCGCGCTCCTGGGTCGACAACAACGCCGCCGCCACCATCGCCGATCAGCGCCGGAGCCCCTACAATACCTTCAGCCAG GTAATCAACGGAGCGGGCCACCACGTGTATCTCGACAAACCAGACTTGTTCAACAAATTTGTGCTAGAAGCTTGCGCGCGCGGAGACGCTAACGACCGCCTCGCTTCGCGTTCGGCCGATGAGCGAGCTGGCGACGCGGTCGAGCGAAGCGCCACTCCCGAGCGAAGCGCCGCGCGGGACGAGCGAAGCGGCGACCAAGCGGACGAGCCAGAGGGCACCCCCGAGCGACCTGGCACCAACACGCCTGCCTCTTGA
- the puml gene encoding pummelig isoform X2, whose amino-acid sequence MGSELNLTTSETSVVSRTWIGSILSIFWNWTGGWFSWTRTSDAMLRNVEKKILSCLKTAYKRFYVDIGSVVGVSDKIWTISLNEEAPATPLVLLHGMGAGVALWCPNLDALAATRPVYAIDLLGFGRSSRPKFSSDAEKVEAQWVESVEEWRREVNLREFILLGHSLGGYIAAAYALKYPDRVRHLILADPWGMVEKPANVYEKYQIPLWVRAVATAVSPLNPLWAVRVAGPAGKWLISKTRPDLSRKYLNYVSDADTVIPDYIHQCNAQTPSGESAFHSLMHGFGWAKNPMAPRMSQLDPALPVTVLYGSRSWVDNNAAATIADQRRSPYNTFSQVINGAGHHVYLDKPDLFNKFVLEACARGDANDRLASRSADERAGDAVERSATPERSAARDERSGDQADEPEGTPERPGTNTPAS is encoded by the exons TTGGACAGGCGGATGGTTCAGCTGGACTCGGACTTCAGACGCAATGCTGCGTAACGTTGAGAAGAAAATATTATCGT GCTTGAAGACGGCGTACAAGCGTTTCTACGTGGACATCGGTTCGGTGGTGGGGGTGAGCGACAAGATATGGACGATCTCGTTGAACGAGGAGGCGCCGGCGACGCCGCTGGTGCTGCTGCACGGCATGGGTGCCGGCGTCGCCCTCTGGTGCCCTAACCTGGACGCGCTCGCTGCCACCAGGCCGGTTTATGCCATTGATCTGTTGG GATTCGGTCGCAGCTCGCGTCCCAAGTTTTCGTCTGACGCGGAGAAGGTAGAGGCGCAATGGGTGGAGTCGGTAGAGGAGTGGCGGCGCGAGGTCAACCTGCGGGAGTTCATCCTGCTGGGACACAGCCTCGGCGGCTACATCGCGGCGGCCTACGCGCTCAAGTATCCAGACAG AGTGCGCCACCTTATCCTCGCAGACCCGTGGGGCATGGTAGAAAAGCCGGCGAACGTGTACGAAAAGTACCAAATCCCGTTATGGGTCCGCGCCGTGGCCACGGCAGTGTCCCCCCTGAACCCCCTCTGGGCCGTGCGGGTCGCGGGCCCGGCCGGCAAATGGCTGATCAGCAAAACGCGGCCGGATCTGTCCAGGAAATACCTCAACTATGTGTCCGACGCCGATACGGTTATACCTGATTATATACACCAGTGTAACGCGCAGACGCCCAG CGGCGAAAGCGCCTTCCACTCCCTGATGCACGGCTTCGGATGGGCGAAGAACCCGATGGCGCCGCGCATGAGCCAGCTGGACCCGGCGCTGCCCGTCACCGTACTGTACGGGTCGCGCTCCTGGGTCGACAACAACGCCGCCGCCACCATCGCCGATCAGCGCCGGAGCCCCTACAATACCTTCAGCCAG GTAATCAACGGAGCGGGCCACCACGTGTATCTCGACAAACCAGACTTGTTCAACAAATTTGTGCTAGAAGCTTGCGCGCGCGGAGACGCTAACGACCGCCTCGCTTCGCGTTCGGCCGATGAGCGAGCTGGCGACGCGGTCGAGCGAAGCGCCACTCCCGAGCGAAGCGCCGCGCGGGACGAGCGAAGCGGCGACCAAGCGGACGAGCCAGAGGGCACCCCCGAGCGACCTGGCACCAACACGCCTGCCTCTTGA